A region of Antedon mediterranea chromosome 8, ecAntMedi1.1, whole genome shotgun sequence DNA encodes the following proteins:
- the LOC140057640 gene encoding LOW QUALITY PROTEIN: beta-1,4-galactosyltransferase galt-1-like (The sequence of the model RefSeq protein was modified relative to this genomic sequence to represent the inferred CDS: inserted 1 base in 1 codon), translating into MFIHHHETQCVSSIHSIFSDHVAGSVVMVGVKFQKDTWHEDIFNCKFDNGDVTVSDPIVNNFKSFGFLPQYVVVITCPLPEQYSHKNGFTMSLERLVPFPIEHKYSYDNFTVCSADGFPPKSNFLAVCTMVKDVDDFIPSWIEYHHFMRVEHFYIYDNQIEIDSTLKETVGMFIKKGIVTIIPWAHRHSHSKTYLEVQIAHENDCVWRHKHGTKWMINIDVDEYIQPLDPSRPNIPDYFXDKSFEKLGSIRVQNWFFGRPTNVTAKGTIIERNTWRPSNPSELNAGHDKNILQLINVHYFKIRAIKLGGETRSVDPWTDLRLVHYFRSSMLKMRAW; encoded by the exons ATGTTTATTCATCACCACGAAACTCAATGTGTTTCTTCAATCCACTCAATATTTTCAGATCACGTGGCAGGAAGCGTCGTCATGGTCGgtgtgaaatttcaaaaagacACCTGGCATGaagatatttttaattgtaaatttgaCAACGGTGATGTTACAGTTTCAGATCCAATCGTgaacaattttaaaagttttggtTTTCTACCACAATACGTAGTGGTTATTACATGCCCTCTACCAGAACAATACAGTCATAAAAATGGTTTTACTATGTCATTAGAACGGCTTGTACCTTTTCCAATAGAACACAAATACTCTTACGATAACTTTACTGTCTGCTCTGCCGACGGTTTCCCGCCAAAATCAAACTTTTTAGCAGTGTGTACAATGGTTAAAGACGTGGACGATTTCATTCCTTCTTGGATTGAATATCATCATTTTATGCGTGTAGAACATTTCTATATATATGATAATCAAATTGAAATTGATAGTACATTAAAAGAGACAGTCGGtatgtttattaaaaaaggTATTGTAACAATCATTCCATGGGCACATAGACATTCACATTCTAAGACATATTTAGAAGTACAAATTGCTCACGAGAACGACTGTGTGTGGCGACATAAACACGGCACAAAATGGATGATCAACATTGATGTCGATGAATATATACAGCCCCTGGATCCATCTAGACCGAACATTCCTgattatt ttgacaaaagcTTCGAGAAACTAGGATCTATCCGCGTGCAGAATTGGTTTTTTGGTAGACCAACCAACGTGACGGCAAAAGGTACCATAATTGAGCGAAATACTTGGCGCCCTTCGAATCCTTCGGAACTGAATGCAGGTCACGATAAGAACATTCTTCAGCTAATTAACGTACATTATTTTAAGATTCGTGCTATAAAACTAGGAGGAGAAACGCGTTCTGTAGACCCTTGGACAGATCTTAGGCTTGTTCATTACTTCCGAAGTTCAATGTTAAAGATGCGAGCATGGTGA